In Sparus aurata chromosome 5, fSpaAur1.1, whole genome shotgun sequence, the genomic window AGACTGTCACCTGACGTACCGGTTCATCTGTGAGATCAGGTCCTGATGAGAGACAGTGAACCTCTCAGAGCTCCTGAACccacaagaaagaaagaagatggaaaaaatgtttttgaaatcaGTTCTTCTGTAATTACGAGAAGTTAGATCATACGAAGGAGTCAAAGTTGTGTGAAGCTTCTGTTTGACAATAAAACTTTGATCACACTTTCCTGTAACAAtgtgtgcttatggtctggtttgGTTGAGGCACAAAAATCATTTAGGGAAAATCAtgctttggcttaaaatacctgttggaatctgtcctgaggtctccttaaaagcatccagtggtggtggtgaacatatctgtggtttgcagaaacgttaactgccGACATTTTATCCTGACTGTGCTGAAAATGACAGACATTAAAATACTGGATTTTTGTCCTTGTGGTTTTTCCTGAGCTGTGGTGTTGAATAACAGGCAgaacattatgatgtcacagagCGTTAAACCTTCGAACGTCTGGATATCAAATACTGTAACTTCATCATTTCATCCTCTCAGacttttgtgtaaaaaaaatgtatcataatTATAACATGAATTGTTGAGTGATGCCCAAAAATGTTTGGTAACTGGTTTACGGTCTGACCAGCTGCCAGCGGTCGAGCCGTCCGTCCTGATTATGCAGCTTGAATGTAAAGAGATGTATAATACACATAGTTAAAGATATCCATACAggacatatatacacacactttaAGCTCTTGTGGAGTGTGTTACATCATTGAATCCTTCAGATTTAACACCAGAACTCTGAGCCGGAGTCATCCTGTGCAGTGGAAAGTCGTGAGAACTGCTGCAGGTGGCGTCTGTTTAAACAGCTGCTTTAAATTCAGCgttatttaaagacaaaaaacacaaaccagagtgagaacagagagagaggagggacagagcaCATAGATTAGGGAGCGCTTGATTAGGGAATACGttatgtttgatattttataCAGATATATGTAGCATAGCAGCCAAAATGTGACTTTCATTGCATCATCTGTTTATCGCTGTGTTTCCTGTGGCTGTCTCAGAGCTTTAATCTGAgcttttaaatattaaacaagaaacacactcacacctcaTCAACGATACGAGCAGTTAAAACATCACTCGGTCTCAGATTTTGCTACATTTCACTTTTAAAGTCTCTGGTGTGTCAAACAAGATGTCGAGCAGCTCAGCGCTAAAAtgttcagagagagaaaagaagatcGATTATTAGAttcaatcagagcgtcatcaaTTCTTGTGTCGTCCATAAATGCACCACACCTCAGTCATGATTGGACAGCGACAGATAGTCGACCAatcaatgtaaaataaaaaagggggctgcctctctttttgtctgctctttctttaaaggaacatttcccCAAGAAATTAAAATCTTTCATCAGCGTGGAcggaggagaagatgactgaCATCTTATACTTCCAGGTTGAACTGCTCCTCTTAAGATGTCTGTCTTTGAGAAAAAGGAATCGTTGTATTGACTtgattatatgttttttttaacagattcTCACGCTTGTAACTTCTCCAAATATCTGTCCACTGACATCTGCAGGAGACAAATCGTTCCTGCGAGGACACTATGTGACCATcttgtccagagaagacagatggacCGGCCGTCTTCGAACGGAGGAGGTGGACTACGACATTACTGATCATCCTCCTACAGTcctgtactgagttctctccacagacagctgaacaaccattcattcattcattagaCTTAGAAACTAACATGAAGGCCGGTCGGGTCATCGACCCACAAGTTGCCCTGATGCCTCTGAAACTCAGAGTCCGGTtgtctacgatacagcactttaGATTCTCCAAACATAGAAGCTTTGTCAGCTTATTGTTCAGTTTCAGTTCCCACCCACGTCTTATCTCTTTTCCTCACTTTCCCCCTCACTCTATAAGAACAGCTGCACCAACATCATAGTTTCTCTGACTGCAGCCATGAACGTGTCAggacctctgctgctgctgctcaccgGTAAGAAAACACTGACAATATTCACCCATGAAAAGATCGTTATGTCTTTTGCAATTTTCAGGATTTGTTCCTGTATATCTGTGTTCCTCAGCAGCCTGTATGGTCAGCGGTGCGATGCTGCCAAGAGCCTTATGGCAGTTTGGGAGCATGATCCAGTGCGCTCAGCCTGGTGTTAACCCCTTACTGTACAACGACTACGGCTGCTGGTGTGGCTTCGGGGGGACGGGAACTCCTCTGGACGACTTGGACATGTAGGTGCAGTCATctttctaaaaacaaaaaaagaaatgtggtaTTCCTCCAACACTCACTCGCTCCTCCTGTGATCTCAGGTGCTGCAAAGTTCATGACAACTGCTACAAAGCGAGCAGACTGACTCCCGGATGCACGGCTATCGCTGACCTTCCTTACGTTCTGGTTTACGATCACACCTGCTCCAATCAGCAGGTGACCTGCTCAGGTGAGAATAAACCAGGTGCTTCGACACAAACTGTTGGTCGTCAGGCAACAAACTTTAAAGTGATTTTTGGCAGGTTGAAAAAAGCTCCAGTATTTACAATAGTCAGTGAACTGAAACATCTGGTgggtttaaagggacagttcaccccaaaatcaaaaccTGGAGTGTTATTTATCTTTCTAGattgttgagtttgaggtgCAAAGTTTTGGAAACCGGCCTGCAGCTGCCACTTATAATCTATTAGTCATCAACTAAATCTGTTTGCAACTATTTAGATTATTAATTGATAcatttggatatttttttttatatcgacattttatagaccaaaccaCTAATTGAAAATAATCATCTGATTAGCCAagaaagtataaataaatataaatcattGGTCGCAGCCTTTGTTGGCGTTTGAAGTTCAGTAGAAAGGAAATAATTCCAACATCAAACTGCTCACGAGAAGTTCTGCAGATCATCTTGAGTAACGGGTCATAATTCTTTTAAAGAGACATATTTAAAAACTCTACAACAGACAAATAAcactacttttgattttgtagtgaactgtccctttaaacagcTGTAAATCTCATAGCACTCTGGTGTTCAGTGTGTATAACCCCACTATCTCTTTACGTGCTTCATGTTTTCTGATCATTGAGCCGCTGTGATTGATTTCGCCGCTCGTTTCTGTCTCCACAGCGACCAACAATAAGTgccaggctgctgtgtgcgagTGTGACCGGGTGGCGGCTCACTGCTTCGCTCAGAACCAGTACAACCCCGACAACAAGAACGTGGATAAGAAAGCCCAGTGTGCCAACTGAGTTCACAAAccacagcacaacacaacacaccagATTTCTTCTCAGAGTTTAATCTCTTGATGATTTGTGAATCGATCCTGATCTGTGGAAGTTCGACTTTGTAAAGAAATAAATgctgcattaaaataaaagctaGCCGTCAGATTGTCAGTCTGGATTTCAACCTCTCCGTGTCCTCGCGTCTGTTTGCTCACGTCTGCAGAGCTTCTGTTTGAGAGGCTGCAGCTGCTTATCTCACAGTTACACTGAAAGGTTACAGGCTTTTTACAAAccagttaaaggaacagttcacccaaaaacttacagaggaggaagaattTCACTAGTTTGCATGCTGTATTAACAGATTTCTATttcctaactcaacaactcactaaactgacacatttgttaagggagtctggtgattttGGGTGACTAGTTCAAtgcttctccttctccttcttgtcCATGTCAAGATTGGACTCATGAAAGGTCACGTGttctgatgagtccagattgaCCCTGTTCCAGATTGATGGGAgcatcagggtaagaagagaggcagatgaagtgatgcacccaTCATGCTTAGTGCCTACTGTACCAGCCTGTGTTATGATCTGAGGTTGATCCAGTTAGtcaggtcagctgactacctgaacATACTGAATGACCAAGTTTTCTCATCAATGGGTTTTTTCTTCGCTGATGACTCGGGCGAATTCAAAGATCTCTCCCATCATAATTACAAGACTGTGACCAGAAGTTAATGCAACTCTGGACGGAAATAAATGTGATATTGTAGTTCATCAAAACGATGCCACAGTGAATGTGTGCTGTAATCAAAGCTGAAGGTGGTCCAATGGGCTGTGCAGTGTATTTAATGAGGACCAGTTAGAGTGAGATCAGTGGCATCAGAGATTAATTTGACC contains:
- the LOC115581783 gene encoding phospholipase A2 isoform X1, producing the protein MNVSGPLLLLLTAACMVSGAMLPRALWQFGSMIQCAQPGVNPLLYNDYGCWCGFGGTGTPLDDLDMCCKVHDNCYKASRLTPGCTAIADLPYVLVYDHTCSNQQVTCSATNNKCQAAVCECDRVAAHCFAQNQYNPDNKNVDKKAQCAN
- the LOC115581783 gene encoding phospholipase A2 isoform X2, coding for MNVSGPLLLLLTACMVSGAMLPRALWQFGSMIQCAQPGVNPLLYNDYGCWCGFGGTGTPLDDLDMCCKVHDNCYKASRLTPGCTAIADLPYVLVYDHTCSNQQVTCSATNNKCQAAVCECDRVAAHCFAQNQYNPDNKNVDKKAQCAN